In one Saimiri boliviensis isolate mSaiBol1 chromosome 21, mSaiBol1.pri, whole genome shotgun sequence genomic region, the following are encoded:
- the RPL3 gene encoding large ribosomal subunit protein uL3 produces MSHRKFSAPRHGSLGFLPRKRSSRHRGKVKSFPKDDPSKPVHLTAFLGYKAGMTHIVREVDRPGSKVNKKEVVEAVTIVETPPMVVVGIVGYVETPRGLRTFKTVFAEHISDECKRRFYKNWHKSKKKAFTKYCKKWQDEDGKRQLEKDFSSMKKYCQVIRVIAHTQMRLLPLRQKKAHLMEIQVNGGTVSEKLDWARERLEQQVPVNQVFGQDEMIDVIGVTKGKGYKGVTSRWHTKKLPRKTHRGLRKVACIGAWHPARVAFSVARAGQKGYHHRTEINKKIYKIGQGYLIKDGKLIKNNASTDYDLSDKSINPLGGFVHYGEVTNDFVMLKGCVVGTKKRVLTLRKSLLVQTKRRALEKIDLKFIDTTSKFGHGRFQTMEEKKAFMGPLKKDRIAKEEGA; encoded by the exons ATG TCTCACAGGAAGTTCTCCGCTCCCAGACATGGGTCCCTGGGCTTCCTGCCTCGGAAGCGCAGCAGCAGGCATCGTGGGAAGGTGAAGAGCTTCCCCAAGGATGACCCTTCCAAGCCGGTCCACCTCACAGCCttcctgggatacaaggctggcaTGACCCATATCGTGCGGGAGGTCGATAGGCCAGGATCCA AGGTGAACAAGAAGGAGGTGGTGGAGGCTGTGACCATTGTGGAGACGCCACCCATGGTAGTTGTGGGCATTGTGGGCTATGTGGAAACCCCTCGAGGCCTCCGGACCTTCAAGACTGTCTTCGCTGAGCACATCAGCGATGAGTGCAAAAGGCGTTTCTATAAGAACTG GCATAAATCGAAGAAGAAGGCCTTCACCAAGTACTGCAAGAAATGGCAGGATGAGGATGGCAAGAGGCAGCTGGAGAAGGACTTCAGCAGCATGAAGAAGTACTGCCAAGTCATCCGCGTCATTGCCCACACCCAG ATGCGCCTCCTTCCTCTGCGCCAGAAAAAGGCCCACCTGATGGAGATCCAGGTGAATGGAGGCACCGTGTCCGAGAAGCTGGACTGGGCCCGTGAGAGGCTGGAACAGCAGGTACCTGTGAACCAAGTGTTCGGGCAGGACGAGATGATTGACGTCATCGGGGTGACCAAGGGCAAAGGCTACAAAG GTGTCACGAGTCGTTGGCACACCAAGAAGCTGCCCCGCAAGACCCACCGAGGCCTGCGCAAGGTGGCCTGTATTGGGGCATGGCATCCTGCCCGTGTGGCCTTCTCTGTGGCACGTGCTGGGCAGAAAGGATACCATCACCGCACTGAGATCAACAAGAAG ATCTATAAGATCGGCCAGGGCTACCTTATCAAGGATGGCAAGCTGATCAAGAACAATGCCTCCACCGACTATGACCTGTCTGACAAGAGCATCAACCCTCTG GGTGGCTTTGTCCACTATGGTGAAGTGACCAATGACTTCGTCATGCTGAAAGGCTGTGTGGTGGGAACCAAGAAGCGGGTGCTCACCCTCCGCAAG TCCTTGCTGGTGCAGACCAAGCGGCGGGCTCTGGAGAAGATTGACCTGAAGTTCATTGACACCACCTCCAAGTTTGGCCATGGCCGCTTCCAGACCATGGAGGAGAAGAAAGCATTCATG GGACCACTCAAGAAAGACCGAATTGCAAAGGAAGAAGGAGCTTGA